The genomic region aagaagaagatgaaaagaagaagaaaataacaggaggaggaagtagtgaacGAAAGAcctaaaaagagaagaagaagaagaaaaagaaaaagaagaaaggaaaaaaatacgaaaacgaaaaagaagaagaaatggagaaggaaggaggagatagtaGAGGTTCTgatgataataacagtagtagtaatagaagaggaagaagcttaataatgactaataataataataataataataataataataataataataataataataatggtagcagtgaatgaaaataaaaactgttatatataaaaaaagagaaataaatagaagatCGTACGATAAGAAGAATTAAATAGAACGAGGGattaaaaccaaaaaaataaaataaaataaataaatagataaagaatgTATTAGGGAAGGATGTTTCAAAGAGGATCAGAAGGATAATAAggatacaaaataaagaaagatagaaaatatatataaaaaaatacagctgATGTATTTTATAAGAGATTAAGAATGGAGTGAatgaagacgaagggaagggaaagagagagagagaagaaaaggagaagaggaagaaagaggaggaggaggaacaaggaaaagaaggagagaaaaggtaatgAAGGAGATTgataaagaaaaggtaaaagagaaagaaagaattagattAAGAGAACAGTTTGGAAGATTAAGAGGattagacagaagaagaagaagaagaagaagaagaagaagtagaacaagaacaagaacaagaacaagaacaagaaggaaagcaaagagggagcagaatggaagaagaataaaagaaacgaagacaaagaagaagaagaagaagaagaagaacgagaacaaggacaagaacaagaacaagaaggaaagcagaatggaagaagaacaaaagaaaagaagacaaagaagaagaagaagaagaagaagaagaatggcttAAGCGCTTACCAAAAGACTTAAGacagttgaaaaagaaaaaaagaaaaaaagaggaataaaaacaataaaagaagataaatcaGAGGTATTAGAGTtcccccaagagagagagagagagagagagaagctatagGATCCGTTCACTCGATCAAAATTTCAAGACCCAGAAACCTTATTTGCGTATCATACAGGTTGGTTACGAGAGAACAAATGTTTGCctagcacctctctctctctctctctctctctctctctctctctggtaagtcATCTCCAACTCTCTTCCTTCGTTACtcatttctctctacctccttccccactctctctctctctctctctctctcctttcttccccttccttctatctatcgatctatctcttcctcttctttctgatatttcctttccctttcttttatccccttcctcaccctctctgcACAGacatccacttcctccctccctcttcctctctcgcccttcacacctttcttctcctcctcctctttccttacccccttttacacaccttcccttcattatccattcctcctccttccttcttctccctcacccATTCCTTACCATCCTCCACCCACCACTATCCTCGCCTtcctcaacccttccctctctctatccctatCTTACTTACCTTGGGTGTTCGATGATGTTCGCCACCATGACTGTTTTCTCCCTCGAGCTCTCTTTCACGGCAAGATTGTGATCGCCGACCCTTACCACCAACTCGAAGGGGAAAAACCTGGGGGGGTAGagtgggaggtgaggtggtggtagtggtggtggtgatggttgggttGTGAGGTTGTATGGTGGGGGGGgtagggttgtgtgtgggggttgggagggttttgtgtgtgtgtgtggacaggtgtgtgtgttaattagaaGGTACTGTATATTTTTACGTGGCAGGTGAAACATAACAAAGAACATATAAGAAATTAcaatggttattattattattattattagtagtagtagtagtagtaatagtagtagtattagtagtagtagtagtagtagtagtagtagtatatccaATCTTAACTTCCACCATTCATATTCTTTTATTtgctctcctcttgaaaaaaATATGCTCCCCTTTTCCAATTTATCTTAAGAGCAGACCATTCCTCCTCACCCCACTCATCCCTCTCACCCCACTCACCCCACTCATTTCCTCTGACCCCACTCATCCCTCTCACCCCActccctctcaccccactcaTACCACTCACCCCACTCACCCCACTCATCCCTCTCACCCCACTCATCCCTCTCACCCCACTCATTCCCTCTCACCCCACTCACCCGTACGAGCAGTGGGCAGCCGTCATCACGAACTCTCGCGTGATGATGCTGGCGCCGCAAAAGTGGATGCGACCCTTTGCCACCTGGACTGACACCTGTAGgagacacgtacacacacacacgtacacgacaCAGACACGTAACATGGAAAAATAACGTTCATGAGTCTTgatatctatatgtgtgtgtgtgtgtgtgtgtgtgtgtgtgtgtgtgtgtgtttaggttgcCACACACGTACATGGATACCTATTCCTTGGTCAGATGTGCACATGTCAcccacacctgacacacacacacacacacacacacacacacacacacacacacacacacacacacacacagggcagtaATGAATCAATCTACATTCAATAAACAATCAAATGTGTGTCGTGTTTACATTCACTTAAGACTGTAGAGGGAAGattggtcctcctcttccttctcctcctcctcctcctcctcctccttgtttcgtCTCCAATTatacctctccacacacacacacacacacacacacacacacacacacacacacacacacagagagagggggggggggggggtaacaggacaaattagaaaaaaaagagaggaaaaaagatcaaaaagaaaacggaaaaatatATCAAACCGAAGAAAACGGAGATTAACTTCACCGTAAGCCTCGTtgttgtcactctctctctctctctctctctctctctctctctctctctctctctctctctctctctctctctctctctctctctctcaccatccatGGGTAGTGGTGTTTGTTCGTCTCTCTCCCTTCGACGATTCTTGCCTGCCGTGCGTTGTAATGACCGCATtctgtaggggagagagagagagagagagagagagagagagagagagagagagagagagagagaggaagggtgttaGATGGATTAAATGACTTGATaacatggaagaaaggaaggagataagaaaattaGAAGGATGGCAATAGTATCAgataaaggaagatagggagagaaatagaagtagataaaagggagatagggagaggaacagaagtagataaaagggagatagggagataaatagaagtagataaaagggagatagggagaaaacAGAAGTAGATaagggggagatagggagagaaatagaagtagataaaagggagataaggagaggaacacaagtagataaagaggagataggaagagacaTGGAAGTAGATAAGATgaacagggagagaagagaaattatTAACGTatataagagaatgaaaagacagatagagagagagagaaaggtagatttATAGACAGGTAAATGggaaatagaaatagatagatagataggtagacagatagatggagagagagagagatatatagagagaaagtGAACAGGTAAAAAATGAGCTCATAAATATAAAGTTAAAGACAGGAAGGTAAATAGtatgaagatagaaagggaaagtttTGTACAGGTAGAAGAGTTGGCCACATACAGGTGAGTTTATGGCCAGGTAAAGAGACAGGTAACGAGCTATATTTTGGGGCAGGTGGAGAGTTTTGTGAGGTGAACTGATTAACGAGGGGACAGGTGTTTTCAGGGACAGACAGATATGGTAACActggcaaacacacacagacagacaggtagacagaaacagacagacggacggacaggtagataaagataaagagacagatagacagaaatagacagacagacggacagacagataaagatagagagacagaaagataaagagactgacagacagacatataaacagacagagatagacagatagacagacagactgacaaataTACATAGACGAAGCTGACCAGACATTTAGATTAACAAACAAAATAAGACTTAGTTTGAAGACGTATCATTTagcagagaaacagacaaacagacagacagacagagatagacagaaacaaacagactgACAAATATAAACAGACAAAATCGACCAGACATTCAGATTAAACAGACAGAAAATAAATGAGCTTGAAGACATATCACTTAACAGAGAAacagaacaacagacagacagacagacaggtgtttTAATTGGCAGGCTTGTCcatgcaggtaaaaaaaaaaaacgaaaataaaacaaaacaaacaaacagacaactaTGTAGAGCGAGAGATCAAGTTTAATTAGCAGCGTTATTAAAGGTCTAAAAAAGCACCTCTgagtattactattattgttgttgttgttgttgttgttgtttatcttttcatcttaAAACAACAATCagacacacacgagagagagagagaaaaacattatCCTACTcctgttttttattatttgttttttgtaatttatattaatcttaaaatatatatacgtgtcCCCAAACTCcctcttcactttttattttttactgagaaaataataatagtaataataataataataataataataataataataataataataataataataataatgtgaggtTGATaacgtttctttttttatatttttaatcgagaaactgaaaaaaagtaaaaaatgtcgAGTTTGAAAAGAGAAATGTTTTGATTTTGAATACTGTTAACTTGAGCAagtctcccctcctctctgcttgctcctcctcctcctcctcctgcccttgtTCTCCATTACCGAGTTGcgttaaaaatgaaaaaaataaatcctTTTCATGTTataaggaaagtgagaagagacaaacacgaggaaacacacacacacacacacacacacacacacacacacacatatagaaccCACCACATGACTCGTCCACTTTCTTTGGTTGAGGAATGTCCGTTTTCTTTCCAGGGATGACTACCTTATTGATGGCCCTTGACCTCTTCTGCAGCTTAATGGGTCTTTCCTCTTCCGCTTgattcgcctcctcttcttttttactcttgttttcctcctcctcttcttctatttcatcctcatcctctcgtaactcttttttccttgtttttctcttatCCTCATCTTGATTCacgtctcttttcctcttctttctttcctcttcctcttgactctcctcctcttcctcgccatcctcctccatttcatcctcatcctcttctatctcatttttccttcctcttctcttatcctcaTCTTTATTCAcgtcttgtttcctctcctttctttcctcttcctcttgactctcctcctcttcctcgttatcctcttcctcgtcttcgtcttcctccatttcatcctcatcctctgctatctcatttttccttcctcttctctcatcctcaTCTTTACTCGCGTCTTTTTTCCTcgcctttctttcactttcgaATTTCCGTCCTCGTCCGTGTCCCTGTCTGGTCTTATTTTTCACGTAATCACTCTGCATGATCCTCCTCATCCACGCCTCGTAGTGCCTCTTCAGGGATGGCGTCAAGAATCTATCGTTCGGCCTCGTCTCCTGCCCTGCCAGTGTCCCGTTGTTGGCGTCCTTCTGTCCTTGGGAGGTTGGTGCGActtctttgttttgatttgtCGCTTCGCCGTCCGTCACCACTCCCCCGATGTTCTTCTCCCCTTCTGCTTGTCCCACTCCCTCGGTTCTTGATCCTTCTTGTGGGGGGTTGGATTCTTGTTCTGCCTCGTTTCTCGGTATATCGCGTTGGCTTTGGTTAGGTTGCGGTACTGGTTTCCGTCTCGTCTCGTGGGCTTGTTCCTCTATCATCTCTGGTTCGGTTCctgccccttcttttcctttctctgttctcgCCTGCTTTCCTTCGTGGCCTTGTCCTTGTTCTCCgtttcctgcttctcctttccttgttatCGTTccctctccttgttcttgttttccctccTGCTTTAGTTTCCCTTCTTCTGCTTGTCCGATTTTATGTTCCTGTCCTATTCCTTGCCCTTTCGTCAgactctctccttcctgcccatATGGTACTTTGACGCCTTGCCCTTTTGCCTTCTCCATGCCCACCGCTTCATCCTTCCCCTGCCCTGTCGGTATATGGTTGTCCTGGGCAGTACGGTAACGCccttctagtggtggtggtgctggtggtggtactCCAATCGCGTCCTTTCTTTTGGAGTTCTGCAAGGTGTTGGACTTCGATGCCTGTATGGAactgacgaagaggaggacaaggacgaaggagaggtggagggggaggaaggagatgttTTGTTTCCTCATCTTTGTCGCTCTTGAagtataggaaaaggaagaaaaagaagaggaaaaggaaaaggtgatgtTAGTTTTAtcgtttcgtttttgttttccccttttatttgtcttttctctctctctttcactgtttttattttccttatttcttttttgtatcgtTTTCTCTGTCActgttttttcctattttctatttcctttcctctctcaacgTGTCCTTTTTTCTTCAGTTAGAGAGAAGTGCTTGATGCATTTACgaacgggagtgtgtgtgtgcgtgcgtgtgtgtgttaattggtgtcgatgtttgatgtgtgttttttccttcttcttcctcttgtgcttcgttttctcttcttctcttctcctctctcctctcctgtcatCCCTTTTCACTCACCTCGGAAGAATTCGCACctgaggaaagagacagacacgagatagttttacacacacacacacacacacacacacacacacacacacacacacacacacacacacaatgacacatACGTACActgaaacacatacacacacacacttatgtaccCATGCGACttagtaaaaacaaataaaaaaaaaatgaaaataaatataaaaaaactgaaaaatgatTGGCTGTGAGTAAGTGAGAgttcagcatcaccaccaccaccaccaccaccatcaccactaccatcaccatcaccaccaacagaaGCGGCAGGTAATGAGAAAAAATGCAAGTGTTAGAAGAATACATGTGTGCGTGGAGGGTTGTGTGGGGGTgttggggtggtggaggaggggggagggggggtaaggtaTGGGGGGGGAGGTGTCACGTGTAGCAAGTCGAAgtggaaacgaaagaggaggaagagtggagaggcgATGATATTAGTTTtttgagaagtggaagaaatgaaagaagtggaagaagaagaagaagaagaagaagaagaagagagagagagagagagagagagagagagagagagagagagagagagagagagagagagagagagagagagagagagagagagagaacttcacaCGTGTTCGCTGCAACAGCAtaggaaataaacaaacaaacaaacaaactaacaaacaaacttagtcatacccccttcctctccctcctcctcctcctcctcttcctcctcactctccctttcctccttctctccccaccccccccccccccccccccccccacacacacacacctgtctgcctctgtgtgtgtgtgtgtgtgtttgtgtgtgtgtgtgtgtgtgtgtgtgtgtgtgtgtgtgtgtgttaccaatgGCTCGACATCCGGGAGACCTCTTATATAAAATAGCTGTGATGTATTTAATTAGTATGCTCTTGCACGATATTATTAACACCTTACAGCGCTAATGAATTCTGACTTTAATTAacttcaaagaaaaaaaattataaagccATCtgcagggagggaagaaatgacggactaactaactttttttttccttttttttaatccgAAGTTGACGTCATTACAAGGCTTTCCCTAAATATAGTCTTGTTCATTTACGTATTTCTACTTTACATATTACATCTACACTTCGCCTTCAACATTTTGCATCTCTACATTTCACCTTCTACATCTTACATCTTCTCCATATCATCTACTTTATTTACATTTCTACATTTCATCATCTTCGTTTACatcctcctctgtttttttttttttttttacagcaaaggagacagctcaagggcacaaaaaaggaaacaataataaataaataaaaagcccgctactcgctgctcctaaaaagaatccaaggaggtggccgaaagtgggGTCAATTTtgagaggagaggtgttctgataccctcctctcattctttgcCACTCCCTCTGAACTCTCTCTCTACcgcactttttcttttcctttcgattCTCCTAATTTTTACTGAATAGTCCACTTAAGGTTCTTTATTATATCTCCTGTTCTCCTTCCGTTTCTCTTATTCTTTGCCCTTCCTTCTGAACTCTATTTCTTCCCCTCTGtgtcttcctcttgatcctcttccttcaactagTGGTCTTTAGGCTCTCTTCACAGTCTCCTCATATTCGTCTAATTACTTCTTTCTTAACTCTCTCATTCTTCTGCCTGAACTCCATCTATCCCCCGTTTTCTGTGTCTCCTCGATCTTCTTCCTTCAACTAGTGTTCTTCAGGTTCCATTCACAGTCTCCTCATCTTCGTCTAATTACTTTTTTCatacttctctcattcttccgCCTGAACGCCATCTCTCCCCcgttctctctgtctccttctcgaTATTCTACCTTCAACTAGTGCTCTCAGGGTCTTCGTCATCTCCTTATCTGCTCTTATCCGTCTCTCAATCTTCCGCCTGAACTCCAACACTCCA from Eriocheir sinensis breed Jianghai 21 chromosome 36, ASM2467909v1, whole genome shotgun sequence harbors:
- the LOC127007894 gene encoding uncharacterized protein LOC127007894 → MRKQNISFLPLHLSFVLVLLFVSSIQASKSNTLQNSKRKDAIGVPPPAPPPLEGRYRTAQDNHIPTGQGKDEAVGMEKAKGQGVKVPYGQEGESLTKGQGIGQEHKIGQAEEGKLKQEGKQEQGEGTITRKGEAGNGEQGQGHEGKQARTEKGKEGAGTEPEMIEEQAHETRRKPVPQPNQSQRDIPRNEAEQESNPPQEGSRTEGVGQAEGEKNIGGVVTDGEATNQNKEVAPTSQGQKDANNGTLAGQETRPNDRFLTPSLKRHYEAWMRRIMQSDYVKNKTRQGHGRGRKFESERKARKKDASKDEDERRGRKNEIAEDEDEMEEDEDEEEDNEEEEESQEEEERKERKQDVNKDEDKRRGRKNEIEEDEDEMEEDGEEEEESQEEEERKKRKRDVNQDEDKRKTRKKELREDEDEIEEEEEENKSKKEEEANQAEEERPIKLQKRSRAINKVVIPGKKTDIPQPKKVDESCECGHYNARQARIVEGRETNKHHYPWMVSVQVAKGRIHFCGASIITREFVMTAAHCSYGFFPFELVVRVGDHNLAVKESSREKTVMVANIIEHPRYDIDTTDNDISLLRLAEELAFTWRVSPICLTPPNFTFYKETVKVMGWGRRFVDDTARATILRHVDLKVLPMYKCRYNFLLESEEVTSKMFCAEGGKKDTCQGDSGGPLVYLEHTQNRYFLVGVTSWGVGCGLPKYPGVYTKVSKFLEWVYEQTKDTPYCASYSPKPDRKKVMMLKKKKKNGNGKRRKTGLRWKKGRTMWRYEEIGKKENEVKQRRDGKMMEEEEGKKNGKRKERRGKLIKEARGKKSKMEEETNRNRIKTRKGKIAKEEKGKGKRRLTKERGKNNTQDGMKRRRKKKMMKERARKERGKKKRREGEGGE